AATCGCCGTAGTTATTATACGCACGTTATGAAAGGTAAAATCTGTACCTATTTCACCTCTCCAGCCAGATGTCCCGAAAATGATCTCAGCCGGTGAAATGTTCTCTATCGCAAACCTTTTAATTTCTTTGAGAAGGCCAGCGTTCCTTTTCACGTCTGAAAGGATAACCTTCCAGCATTCAGTTGCATCTTTAAAATTATTCATTTATATATCTACCTCCGGAATAATCGCAATATACTTCCTTGCATTTTAAGAGTTTTACGTGCCAGAACCTTTTCTTTTTTTGTCTTTGATTTTACCTGCATTTTCAAGGCTTTCAAGGAAATTAACTTTAGTTATTGACACTATAATCTTATTTATTTAAGCTAACCGTAGATATCTGAAAAGCCAGCTCAGGAGTAGATAAACAATTTATACAGGAGGTTTTTGAGATGAAATATCAGGTAGGCAAAATAGGAAGAGTTGTTGTCGCAAGATTTGAAGACAAAGAAGATGTCCTTGGGAATCTCAGTAGCATAGCAAAAAAAGAGGTCATTAGCTCGGCAGCATTTTATCTGGTAGGCGGTATGCGTGAAGGGAAGATCGTTGTCGGGCCTGAAAAAGATGAACTCCCTCCGACCCCGGTATGGAGAGAGCTTGGCGAAAGCCACGAAATCGTCGGTTTTGGAACCATATTTAACCAGAACAACGAACCAAAGGTCCATCTACATGCCGCGTTCGGCAAAAAGGATAACGTAAAAGTAGGATGCCTCAGAGAAAATTCCAGTACATTTCTCGTCCTTGAGGCAGTAATTATCGAACTCAGCGGAATCAATGCCGTGAGGGAATTTGACCCCGTGTCAGGATTAAATATACTTAAGCTTTAATAAAAAATCTTTTTAAAGTTAAACAAATTCATTATGCATAGATATTTTCCATCCAAGATTGGTATGCGAGGAATATCAAATGTACCCGGAAATTCATTTTTTACTGAACGATAGAGAAATTTGCATCTCTGGGCATCCCGGTATGCCAGTGTTGGATTATCTCCGGAGAAGAGAAAGATTGATGGGTACCAAGGAAGGTTGCCGCGAAGGTGACTGCGGGGCGTGCACGGTGCTCGTTGGCGAACTATCCGGTGAGCAAATAGTATACAAACCTGTTACCTCCTGCCTGATGCCATTGGGAGAATTGTATGGAAAACATCTTGTTACAATCGAAGGATTGAATATGCCGCACCTCTCGCCCGTACAGCAAGCTATTGTGGATGAAGGGGCTACCCAATGTGGTTTTTGTACACCGGGTATTGTCGTCTCCATCACAGGCTATTTGATGGAAGACCATCAGGAAATCACTAAGGAGGGAGTAAAGAAGTACCTCAGTGGACACCTGTGTCGTTGTACCGGATACCGTTCCTTAAAGCAAGTTGTAGGTCATTTTAAAAAGATGTTAAATAACAACAAGGGTATCGAGTTTCTTGTTATTAATAAAATGCTTCCAGGATATTTCCTTGAAATTCCAGCCAGGTTACGCAGGATTCCCGAAATAAGCTTTCGTGAGGAGGAAGAAAAACCAGACTTTTTTATTGCAGGAGGTACTGACATTTGCATACAAAAAGACGAACTCCTCACTGAATCCCGGGTTTGTATCCTCAACAGGCGACCGGAAATGAAGGGTATATTTAAAAAGAATGGTTATCTGCATATTGGTGCATTAACGACTTTTGAAGAATTTTCCCAACATACCGAGACAATCAAAATTATTCCATACATCCGGGAATATATGTTTCAGATTGCCTCTTTGCAGATTCGTAATCGTGCGACCCTGGGGGGGAATATTATCAATGCCTCGCCGATTGGCGATATGACAATCCTCCTGTTGGCGTTGGAATCATTGTTAGTTTTCAAAGATGGTGAAAAAGAACGTACCGTGCCCATCACGTCCTTTTACAAGGGTTACAAACAGCTTGATAAAACATCAACAGAAATCCTGACAGAGATTCTTATTCCCGAACCGACCTCCGGTACCCTGATCAATTTTGAAAAGGTCTCGAAAAGGAAGTGTCTTGATGTTGCCTCTGTCAATAGCGCCATAAAAGTACGTTGTGAAGATGGGATCATTCGCGAGATTGGTCTGGCGATGGGCGGTGTTGCACCAATCCCTTTATTCCTGAAGGTAACCTGTCAATATTTCCTTGGCAAGCAGGTATCCAGGGAAGTCATTGAAGGCGCTTTTCTCATTATGCAGCAGGAAATTTCTCCCATAGATGACATCCGTGGAAGTGCAGATTACAAAAGGCTTTTAGCCCGCCAGTTTTGCATTGCCCATTTTACAAAAATTTTTCCGGAAAGGGTGAAAGCGAGGGATTTCTATGGAACGTATTGATGCCGCTGCTCATACGCGTGGCGAATCTCAATACATCGATGATATGCCCCTGCCGGGAGAAATGCTGTATGCCTGCGTTTTCTCTTCTCCCGTGATGCACGGGAAAATACTTTCATTGCATATCGAAGAAACATACTCGCTGCAGGGAGTAGTTACTGTTTTAACTTCAAAAGACATACCCGGCGAGAACCAGATCGGCCCGATCATCTATGATGAAGAATTGCTGGCGAGCAGTGAGGTATGCTATGTTGGACAGCCCGTGGCAGTAGTAGTGGGAACGAGCCCGGAAATTGCCCTAAGAGGTGTTAAAAGAATTGTTATGAATGTCGCCGAACTCCCTGCGGTTACTGATCCGAAGGAAGCTTTTCTGCAGGGTAAAATTATTGGCGTTCCGAGGACCTTTGTGCTCGGGGATGTGGATGCAGTATGGCAAAATTGTGACTTTATCGTAGAAGGCACTTGCGATATCGGAGGTCAGGAGCATGTTTACCTTGAAACCCAGCGGGCACGTGCAATTCCACTGGAAGGGAATAGTATCCGTATTTATTCAGCAACGCAGGGTCCAAGTGCTGTACAGCGGCATGCAGCAAAAATCCTGGGAGTGCCCGCTTCTTCCATCGAGGTAGATGTTAAACGGCTGGGAGGCGCATTTGGCGGCAAAGAGGATCAGGCAACACCATGGGCATGTATGGCAGCCCTTGCGGTCTGGCATACTCAAAAACCGGTGGAACTGGTACTCCGACGGGCTGACGATATCAGGATGACAGGCAAACGACATCCGTATAAATCCGACTTTAAAATTGGTGTGACCAAAGAGGGTAAGATACTGGCATATGAGGTCAAACATTACCAGAACTCCGGAGCCACGGCAGATTTATCTACCGCAGTTTTGGAAAGGACACTCTTTCACAGCACGAACAGTTATTTTGTCCCGAATGTACGGATATTTGGAGTCTGTTGCCGAACCAACCTCTTATCAAATACCGCTTTTCGGGGTTTTGGTGCTCCACAGGGGATGTTTGTCATTGAAAGTGCTATCACAAAAGTTGCTGAGAAATTGGGCATACCGCGGGAAGAGATTCAGCAGAAAAATCTCCTGAAAGAAAATGACCTTTTTCCTTACGGCCAACGCGCAAGGAATTGCCATATTCAAGCCACATGGAATAAGGCCGTGGAAAGATATGATTTGCCAAAAATCCGTCAGCGTATCGAGGACTATAACCAGACCCATTTTGAGACGAAAAAAGGGGTTGCCCTGATGCCGGTTTGTTTCGGTATCTCTTTTACAACAACCTATATGAACCATGCAAGTGCTTTAGTTCATGTATATACTGATGGCAGCGTAAGTGTTTCCACAGGTGGAGTAGAGATGGGACAGGGTCTGACTACCAATTTAGTTATTGCTGCCGCAAGAGCCTTTGGAATCGAAGGTCATCGCATCAAGATCGAAACCACAAATACAACGCGAATTGCTAACATGTCACCCAGCGCTGCCAGTTCAACAACCGTTTTAAATGGGAACGCAATGCTACGGGCGATCCGGCAGATTCTTGACCGGCTGAAGTCTCTTATAATTCAGGAACTTCGTGTTCCGGACAAGGATAAAATCACCATCGTTGACGAAAAGGTTTTTTACGATGGACATGAAACAGGCTGGGGGTGGGAACAATTGGTTCAAATTGCTCATTTGAATCGTATAGACCTTTCTGCACACGGTTTTTTTGCCTCACCGGAAATATATTTTGATAAAACAAAAGAAAAGGGCCACCCTTTTGTGTATCACGTCGTCGGGACTGCGATTATCGAGGTAACACTGGATTGCCTGCGCGGCACATATGATATTTGCTCGGTAAAAATTGTGCATGATTTGGGCAGGCCGCTCAATGAACACGTCGATCGTGGTCAGGTCGAGGGTGGACTGGCTCAGGGATTGGGGTGGATGACAATGGAAGACTTGCGATTTAATGAAAAAGGCCAAGTGCTTTCAGGTGCCCTGGCAACTTATAAAGTCCCCGACGTTTATTTTATACCCGACGACATTGAGGTGGAGTTTCTGGAAAATGGAGAAATCCTGGGGCCTTATGGAAGCAAAGCGGTTGGTGAACCGCCCTTGATGTATGGGATTGGAATTTTCTTTGCGCTCCGTTATGCCATGCGTGCCTTCAAACCTCACAAAGAGTTTACATTCGCTTCGCCCCTGACACCGGAACGCATCCTGTTGCAACTGCATTCAGAATATTTGAATAAATAAAGGATGCGTATTTACACAGATAATACTAAAATTCGTTGGCGTGTTTTGGGTTTGTAATTTTAAAGTTTAGGAATTTCAAACTTTCTGCTACTGCCTTACACACCCCCAACCCCTCTCAAGAGGGGATTAGAAAAGTCCCCTCCCGGGAGGGGATTCAGGGGTGGGTTTTGTCTTATTATAAAAAGTCGTCGAAGGCCTAATTTAATGATAGGAATTTCAATCACAGTTTCCCCTCTTTTTAGAGGGGAGATTTAAAAGTCGCTGCCAAAGGCAGCCTAATTAATTATAGTGAACGAATTAAATAAGTATACATCACGTACCCTCTCATCAAGGGAGGGGAAATAAAGTACACCTTTAAATAATGAGATATAGAAGTACCCATCTCCCCTGGCGGGAGAGGGTAATGGTGAGGGGGGACGTATACTTAATTTTTGTCATTACTAAAGTTGTATTTTCAAACTTTGCATTCGTTGTGTCTCTGAAGTGGGACAATTTGACCGGGATATAAGTTATGAGGGAAGTCGTTGAGGAAGCTCTTCGTTTAACAGGTAAGAACGAATCTTTTGTAATAGTTACCGTAACATGCACCAGAGGTTCCACTCCCCAAAAGGCCGGCGCTAAATTATTAGTCCGCCAGGATGGTAGCCGTGTTGGCACCCTGGGCGGTGGTTGCATTGAAGGGGACATTTGGTGCCTGGCTAAAGAGATTTTGCATAAACAGGGTGGCCCATTGTTGCGCAAGTATGATTTGAATGAAGAATTTGCAGCCAGGGATGGCCTGGTCTGCGGTGGAACAATGTATTTTTTCCTAGACCCCATTTTGAAACCAGATTATTTTAAACCTTTTATCACTGAAATTGTGCAGGCCTATCGTGGTAATTCATCAGTAGCTATGGCAACTGTGGTCAGTATTTCCAATATCCAATCAAATTTGGGCTCAAAGTTGCTCATTAAGGAAGACAGCTCTACCAAAGGAAGTTTAGGTGATCCTGAAACAGACCATGAAGCAAGTTCAATTGGCCGTGCAATTGCTTCATGCGGTGGCAATAAAATATTCCAGACAAGGGATGGGAAAGAAATCTTTGTAGAGGGCTATACATCCCCACCAATACTTGTCTTAATGGGCGGGGGACACGTCAGCAAGGCAACTTCCAAACTAGCGGCTACATTGGGATTTCGCATCTACGTAATTGATGACCGACCGGAATTTGCCAGTAAAGAACGTTTTCCGGAAGCTGAAGGTGTTGTAGTTGCTGATTTTGATAAAGGGCTTGAAAAGATACCCGTTAATCCCAACACTTACATTGTTGTAGCTACGCGCGGACATCGGTATGATGATATGGCATTGTCAGCGGCAGTTCAAACACATGCCCGCTTTATAGGACTGTTGGGAAGCAAGCACAAGACTCTTGAGATTTACAAAGGCCTCATACAAGCAAACGTCCCGTTGGAACGTTTACAAGAAGTGCGCGCCCCGATAGGGCTCAATATCGGTGCACGCACTCCCGAGGAATTAGCAGTCAGTATCATGGCAGAAATCGTTATGATTCGTAATGGGGGCGACGGCGCTCCCATGAAGATGGACGCGAAGCATTTGAATAATTTGGTTGTAAAATTGTAAGAATTTATTTTTTGGAAGAAATCTATGGAAATTTTAAAGGCAGTTAAAGAGAGAAGGAGTATAAGGAGTTTTCAGAAAAAGGACATTTCCGACGAAATTGTTGATAAGCTCATAGATGCATTAATATGGGCACCGAGTGCTGGAAATCTGCAGGCAAGAAAGTTCTTTTTCATTAAAGATGCAAAACTTAAAAGGGGAATTGTCTCAACTGCTTTAGGCCAAAGTTTTATTGCTGAGGCACCTCTTGTAATCGTCGGTTGCACCGACAGCAGGATCTCCGGCAGATACGGAGACAGGGGTGTATATCTTTACTCCATTCAGGATGTTGCTGCCAGTATTATGGGTATGATGCTGGTAGCGCATGAAAACGGGCTCGGCACGGTATGGGTGGGCGCGTTTGACGAGGAAGAGATATTCAATCTTTTAAATTTACCTGAAAATCTCCGTCCCATTGCGATAGTGCCTGTTGGTTACCCCCTCAGGATTCCTTCACCCCCTCCGCGTGTATCAAGGCATGAAGCCGTGGAGTTTCGATAATCAAATGTCCGGATAGCTGTAATAATTTAATCAGGCCTTCGCTACTCTTCCAATGTAGCGCGAAGGGTCTCTTCGCTTTACAACCGCAGCTTTCGCTGGTTCAATCGTCCTCGATTGAACCGAAACATTTGATATAATCCCACATCACAGCATAAATTCAAGCTTTAGAGTGCTGTTCAAATATATGGTTCAACCTGCAAGATTGAACCAGCCTTGAGCGGCTATCCGATGTCCTAAAACCCATATAAATAAAATTGGGCATGGACAAACAAGTTTGTCTGTGCCACTCTCGAAATTTGTTTAATGAATCTAAACCCCCTTGTTACGGTTACACATGATGCATTAGAGTATTACGCCGTAAAACTTTTTTAGGAAGTTTTTTCCTCCCCACCATCGTTTGACTAAACGCTCACGACGAAGTCCTCTCCTTGCGAAGGAGAGGAAAAAGGGGTGGTCTTTGGTTGCGGCTGTTGCTGCATTGTGCATCATTCAGTCTTTATGCCTGCAACCCGCAAGGCCTGCCACAACCCCTTCCAGGGCACTCACCACATACGCAAGCCGGTCGTAATCGATTTTGTCAGGAGTATCCTCCTGAGTATGATAATAGGGATACCGGAAAGGTGCGGTATCCGTCACCATAACCCCTGGATATCCTCCCTGCCAGAATGCCCATTGGTCAGACCAGCCCACGCCTACAAGCCTTTCTGGTAATACTGCTGCTTCAGATGGAAATTCCGCATAGCGGCGAAACAACCCCACCACATCCCGCACCAGTTTGCGTGATTTGATATTTCCAACGAACGCTATAAAATTTCCCGTGGTCGGATAAACGAGACTCAGAGGAGCGACGGGATAATTCTGACTCCATTTTTCGTCGGAATAGTATCCGATAGTTTCCAGGCTGAGCATGGCGACTATGTTTTCGTTGCGTTGACGGCATTGCTTCACGTAAACCCAACTGCCCATATCTTTGCTTTGAAAGTAGGGCGGCTCTTCATTGACGAACATTACAAAACGAAGTGTTCGCAGGGTTTGTTTACTGGCAAAAGCGCGCGCTAATGCCAGCACAGCAGCCGTTCCTGATGCGTTGTCATTGGCCCCTGGTGTGTCTTCGAGCGAGTCGTAGTGCCCACCAATTACCACAATTTCGCCAGACCTTTCTGAGCCCGTGATTTCCACTTCGAGATTATAACACATTCGCCCTTGCAGACCTCTCAAACTAACTTCATAGCCTTGCCGACGGACTTTAAAGCCAGCTTGCTGAAACGATGCCTCGATAAAATCAGCCGTGGCACAGAGATTTTCATAGTTCGTTTTGACATTACGATCACCGATCTCACCGGCTAGCTTATACACATCTCTTCGCAAGATTTCCCGTAATAATCTTTGTTCCTCCGTCAGGGGAGGCATCGGCCCTTGATAGCTTTTACCCGGCATCCGAAGCATAACAAACCATACCCCACCAAGGATAAGAGCGATGACAGAAATAACGGGAACTAATATTTGTACAGCCCGTATTCGAATCATTTCTCTTTATAAGCAATGGTATAAACCTTACCATTCAAATCGCAAATATAAATTTCATTATTTTTATCTATTCCAAAAGATGAAATATTGACATTTTCTGTTAATAAAAGGGAATTTGTGACTGGATTTTTGCCGTCATAATACAATGCCCAGATTCTCCCGCTGCAAAAATCGGCATAAATATATTTTCCATAGAGTTCCGATAATTTGGTTCCACGGTAAACATAGCCTCCCGTTATTGAGCATCCGCCCTGATCATCGTGCCCATATTCCCATATAGGCATGGTAAGTCCTGCGGTATCACAGTCGGTGGGTGGATTAAAGCAGTGATTCCCCTCCATAATCCTCCAGCCATAGTTTTTCCCTTTTTCAATGATATCGATTTCTTCCCATAACTCCTGACCCACGTCCGCTACCCAGAGGCGTCCCGTAACCGGATCAAAACTAAACCTCCAGGGATTTCGTAAACCGTAGGCATAAATTTCTTCCTTATAGCCCTGTGTGTTTCCTTTAAACGGGTTATTATTGGGAATGCAATATCTTTTATTTTCTGATGTACAGTTCACGTCGATACGCAATATTTTCCCCAGTAGGATCGATTTGTTTTGTCCGTTGTTCTTTGGATCTCCGCCAGAACCACCGTCTCCCAGTGCCATATATAAATAGCCGTCGGGACCAAAGGCAAGTTGACCGCCATTATGATTGCTATATGGCTGGTTTATTTCAAGCAAAATAAGCTCGCTCTTTTTATCTGCAATATCAGGATTTTTTGAACTTACCGAGTACCGGGCGATAATAGAGCGGAGGGGATTGGGAGTTGTGTAATTGACATAAAAGAATCCGTTTTTTCCGTAGTCAGGATGAAAGGCGAGTCCCAGCAGACCTAATTCACCGCCATGGATTACCTTGTCTCGTATGTCTAAAAAAACCTTAGCGGATTTTGCTGACGGGGTATTTTCAAGGACATAAATTAAGCCGGTTTGGGAAACAACAAATACCCTGTTTGTTCCATCACCGGCATGTTGGAAATCGAGGGGATTCTTAAAGGAGAGATTTGGGAAGGCATTTAATAATTTGTACTGCTGATTTTCTCTGGCAATTATAACAGTG
This region of Candidatus Brocadia sp. genomic DNA includes:
- a CDS encoding DUF296 domain-containing protein, which produces MKYQVGKIGRVVVARFEDKEDVLGNLSSIAKKEVISSAAFYLVGGMREGKIVVGPEKDELPPTPVWRELGESHEIVGFGTIFNQNNEPKVHLHAAFGKKDNVKVGCLRENSSTFLVLEAVIIELSGINAVREFDPVSGLNILKL
- a CDS encoding 2Fe-2S iron-sulfur cluster binding domain-containing protein; the encoded protein is MYPEIHFLLNDREICISGHPGMPVLDYLRRRERLMGTKEGCREGDCGACTVLVGELSGEQIVYKPVTSCLMPLGELYGKHLVTIEGLNMPHLSPVQQAIVDEGATQCGFCTPGIVVSITGYLMEDHQEITKEGVKKYLSGHLCRCTGYRSLKQVVGHFKKMLNNNKGIEFLVINKMLPGYFLEIPARLRRIPEISFREEEEKPDFFIAGGTDICIQKDELLTESRVCILNRRPEMKGIFKKNGYLHIGALTTFEEFSQHTETIKIIPYIREYMFQIASLQIRNRATLGGNIINASPIGDMTILLLALESLLVFKDGEKERTVPITSFYKGYKQLDKTSTEILTEILIPEPTSGTLINFEKVSKRKCLDVASVNSAIKVRCEDGIIREIGLAMGGVAPIPLFLKVTCQYFLGKQVSREVIEGAFLIMQQEISPIDDIRGSADYKRLLARQFCIAHFTKIFPERVKARDFYGTY
- a CDS encoding xanthine dehydrogenase produces the protein MERIDAAAHTRGESQYIDDMPLPGEMLYACVFSSPVMHGKILSLHIEETYSLQGVVTVLTSKDIPGENQIGPIIYDEELLASSEVCYVGQPVAVVVGTSPEIALRGVKRIVMNVAELPAVTDPKEAFLQGKIIGVPRTFVLGDVDAVWQNCDFIVEGTCDIGGQEHVYLETQRARAIPLEGNSIRIYSATQGPSAVQRHAAKILGVPASSIEVDVKRLGGAFGGKEDQATPWACMAALAVWHTQKPVELVLRRADDIRMTGKRHPYKSDFKIGVTKEGKILAYEVKHYQNSGATADLSTAVLERTLFHSTNSYFVPNVRIFGVCCRTNLLSNTAFRGFGAPQGMFVIESAITKVAEKLGIPREEIQQKNLLKENDLFPYGQRARNCHIQATWNKAVERYDLPKIRQRIEDYNQTHFETKKGVALMPVCFGISFTTTYMNHASALVHVYTDGSVSVSTGGVEMGQGLTTNLVIAAARAFGIEGHRIKIETTNTTRIANMSPSAASSTTVLNGNAMLRAIRQILDRLKSLIIQELRVPDKDKITIVDEKVFYDGHETGWGWEQLVQIAHLNRIDLSAHGFFASPEIYFDKTKEKGHPFVYHVVGTAIIEVTLDCLRGTYDICSVKIVHDLGRPLNEHVDRGQVEGGLAQGLGWMTMEDLRFNEKGQVLSGALATYKVPDVYFIPDDIEVEFLENGEILGPYGSKAVGEPPLMYGIGIFFALRYAMRAFKPHKEFTFASPLTPERILLQLHSEYLNK
- a CDS encoding XdhC/CoxI family protein — its product is MREVVEEALRLTGKNESFVIVTVTCTRGSTPQKAGAKLLVRQDGSRVGTLGGGCIEGDIWCLAKEILHKQGGPLLRKYDLNEEFAARDGLVCGGTMYFFLDPILKPDYFKPFITEIVQAYRGNSSVAMATVVSISNIQSNLGSKLLIKEDSSTKGSLGDPETDHEASSIGRAIASCGGNKIFQTRDGKEIFVEGYTSPPILVLMGGGHVSKATSKLAATLGFRIYVIDDRPEFASKERFPEAEGVVVADFDKGLEKIPVNPNTYIVVATRGHRYDDMALSAAVQTHARFIGLLGSKHKTLEIYKGLIQANVPLERLQEVRAPIGLNIGARTPEELAVSIMAEIVMIRNGGDGAPMKMDAKHLNNLVVKL
- a CDS encoding nitroreductase family protein, translating into MEILKAVKERRSIRSFQKKDISDEIVDKLIDALIWAPSAGNLQARKFFFIKDAKLKRGIVSTALGQSFIAEAPLVIVGCTDSRISGRYGDRGVYLYSIQDVAASIMGMMLVAHENGLGTVWVGAFDEEEIFNLLNLPENLRPIAIVPVGYPLRIPSPPPRVSRHEAVEFR
- a CDS encoding M28 family peptidase, producing the protein MLRMPGKSYQGPMPPLTEEQRLLREILRRDVYKLAGEIGDRNVKTNYENLCATADFIEASFQQAGFKVRRQGYEVSLRGLQGRMCYNLEVEITGSERSGEIVVIGGHYDSLEDTPGANDNASGTAAVLALARAFASKQTLRTLRFVMFVNEEPPYFQSKDMGSWVYVKQCRQRNENIVAMLSLETIGYYSDEKWSQNYPVAPLSLVYPTTGNFIAFVGNIKSRKLVRDVVGLFRRYAEFPSEAAVLPERLVGVGWSDQWAFWQGGYPGVMVTDTAPFRYPYYHTQEDTPDKIDYDRLAYVVSALEGVVAGLAGCRHKD
- a CDS encoding glucose sorbosone dehydrogenase: MTFLHKVAVLFLLLSVSTVIIARENQQYKLLNAFPNLSFKNPLDFQHAGDGTNRVFVVSQTGLIYVLENTPSAKSAKVFLDIRDKVIHGGELGLLGLAFHPDYGKNGFFYVNYTTPNPLRSIIARYSVSSKNPDIADKKSELILLEINQPYSNHNGGQLAFGPDGYLYMALGDGGSGGDPKNNGQNKSILLGKILRIDVNCTSENKRYCIPNNNPFKGNTQGYKEEIYAYGLRNPWRFSFDPVTGRLWVADVGQELWEEIDIIEKGKNYGWRIMEGNHCFNPPTDCDTAGLTMPIWEYGHDDQGGCSITGGYVYRGTKLSELYGKYIYADFCSGRIWALYYDGKNPVTNSLLLTENVNISSFGIDKNNEIYICDLNGKVYTIAYKEK